GCAAAATCATTACCGTGAGATAAGGTACCCAATAAATCCATTGTTTCAGAATTATGCAAAGTGTCTTCGGagttttcaatgaattttctGGCGAGTTCATAGTTCAATGTAGGTGCGTCTAAGAAGTTCAAAAAGTCTTGTTTTCTGTCCTTCTTAATCAGGTTCGACTTCATGCATTGGATGGCTAAAATCGCAGAATAAATCATGTAAATCGTAGCTTTCTCAAAAGTCTTGAACTTatttttccaaactttCAAGAGGTAGTACAATTCATCAACATATCCTTCCACTAATTCTCTACTCTGTTCGATTTCGTATATGAAAGGTTTGTTATAGGATATCAATACGATATAGTAATGAAACCAAACATAAGCAATGGTGGGATTGAAATCAGACATTCCCATTAATGATCTCTTGGTCCATTGCAGTTCAATTGGTAAATCCCTTCTCCAATTGTAAACTTCGAGGTTGAATTTAGATAAGTACTCGCTTCTCTGAAGTAAAGTTTCGTTGGGACTGAAAATCTTGGatgcaaaaatttcagttATTCTTGACAGCACaatcagttttttcaaagggtTTGCTGTAGACAATATAACTTTTGgatcatatatatactctTCGATACCAGTCTCGATTTCAGGCAATTCATCTGTTTCTGGAACAGTAGAATTGGACAAACGTAGAGAAGTTGATCTTCCAAATAAAATGGCTATCAAATGATCTGCGATGTAACAGCCCCAATATATTCTACTTCTCACTTCAAAATCCATTATTGATAATTCATCCTCATAAACATTGCTCCATGCTTCTGGATTCAAATGCAGGCCGATTTCATGAGCAATCCTAAATGCTAACCCAGAAAGATACCAAGCCATGGGGTTTTCACCGCCTCCAATGTCGTAGAACGCCAAACATAGTAGAGTCTGGATGATTGCcaatttggaagaagatgaggatTCAGCTAACGAAGAATCTTCGAgttgaaagatttttttcaatactaTTGTCTTGGctctttgataaaataCTTCAGATTGTTGGAAAAGTTCAGTTTCCGATTTGTAAGAGATTAAAGACCCCAACGCAGCAATGGCAAATACCAATTCTTCAGAGCAATAGTAACTCTTAGTGTTTGTATCACCGAAAAAAGCACTTAGGAAAGTTTCCCTATGAATGAAAAGGTAGTGACCTGGGTACAACCACTTGAAAAACAGCGATAATGACCTCAAGATGAGCGGGcttcttgataaatttttcaagctgACCTGTTGTTGCTGGTACCTCGTGCCAtctgtctttttctttgttatgGACAGTGAATTTGATGGATATATACTGTTTGTACCGACGGGTGGAGGACTTTCTGAGGGCAGTTTCTTGGTAAACGTATCGGATTCGTTTTCGCCGGTGCTCTCAGAGGACGTTAATGCTGGTGAAGGTGATTGACCATactttaaaattttctcATTGGAGATATCATCACCGTCATCGTCGCCGTCGCCGTCgccgtcgtcgtcatcttTCAGTGGAGACAGGGAGTCGTTGGCTATAGTGGGAGTTGAAGACTTTAGCATTTGTAACTGCTCTTTTAGAGTGCTAATTTGGCTCTGTAAGGCCTCGACATACGTCGTGGAgtatcttttgtttctcaaGTCTTGTTGAGCAAATACACAATCGGTACCGAACTTGATACAGTTTGCGCAAGGCTTCTCCATGttacattttcttcttctacgACGACAGTTCTGACACGCCAGTTTCCTCTTTCTGGTCCCGCCATTATTGCTCTGGTCATCGGTGGCAACAGATCTTTTCAAACTGGATGGAAGAGACGGTGTCGCTGTTGCTATTAGCGGTGGAGGTGAAGGCTCCAGCACCATTCTTGCCGATGAGTTAGGGTTTTCTATTTTCGAAGGGTTTCAGTCAAGTCACTGGAGTGGACTGCCTTGTgagttttgttttgtttcgTTCGGAACGGTCGGAATCCCCGCTCCCATGTAAGTTGTTTATGTTTTCTATTTATGTTTTcttgtatgtatatatatatatatgtatattcAGTATAAAGATGGTTTTCCTTCATACGCTACGAATGAGTGGCACTATTTCGATAGGAAGGAGACTAAAGAAGAGGTGAAGTGGTGAGGGTTGTCCAGAAATAGGTTGTGACCAGCATCAGGAACCTCCATGTAGCTAGCCTTTGCcttgtttttcaacatcgACTCAGTAGTCAGGTAGCCTGCGTATTTATCCATCCAGTCGTGTTCGCCGTACATGAACATGACGTGCGTTGCTGGATTCAAAAGACCGACGTTGTTTATGATTGGATCTCGCGCAATCAGGTTCCTTTCGAACAGTTGTGTGAACACCTTGATCGTTTGTGGCTGCACGCTCTGGTTCTTGCCCACAAATGAGTGCAAGAGGTAGTCTTTGTACAGTTGGTCGGGCACCTTGACGTAAGCGGTGGAGATGTAACTCGAGCACAGCTTGGAGCCTATGGGCCCCATCCACTTCAGAACGTTCAGTTGGTTTTCGAAGATGAACCGAGGAACGTTCAGCTTTCTGGTGTAGTAGCGGGAGGACGGGTCGGTCAATGTGACCGGATAGGTTGTGTTGGCGTCCCACTTGTGGGTGATGGCGTGTATGCTGTTTTCTACGCCGAGGGGAGATATGAGGCACAGTTTGTCGATGGATTTTGGGTATTTGAGGGCGTACTTGAACGAGATGTACCCGCCAAAGGAATGGCCCACCACGTTGATCTTGCGCAGATTATTGTCCTTCCGCCACTGCTCTATGCTGTCGACGAAGTAGTTCTCGTACTGCTCCAGGTGTGACTTGATCTCCTCGGCGGGGGGGCGTTTATCCAGCA
This DNA window, taken from Saccharomyces eubayanus strain FM1318 chromosome XII, whole genome shotgun sequence, encodes the following:
- the CHA4 gene encoding Cha4p translates to MVLEPSPPPLIATATPSLPSSLKRSVATDDQSNNGGTRKRKLACQNCRRRRRKCNMEKPCANCIKFGTDCVFAQQDLRNKRYSTTYVEALQSQISTLKEQLQMLKSSTPTIANDSLSPLKDDDDGDGDGDDDGDDISNEKILKYGQSPSPALTSSESTGENESDTFTKKLPSESPPPVGTNSIYPSNSLSITKKKTDGTRYQQQQVSLKNLSRSPLILRSLSLFFKWLYPGHYLFIHRETFLSAFFGDTNTKSYYCSEELVFAIAALGSLISYKSETELFQQSEVFYQRAKTIVLKKIFQLEDSSLAESSSSSKLAIIQTLLCLAFYDIGGGENPMAWYLSGLAFRIAHEIGLHLNPEAWSNVYEDELSIMDFEVRSRIYWGCYIADHLIAILFGRSTSLRLSNSTVPETDELPEIETGIEEYIYDPKVILSTANPLKKLIVLSRITEIFASKIFSPNETLLQRSEYLSKFNLEVYNWRRDLPIELQWTKRSLMGMSDFNPTIAYVWFHYYIVLISYNKPFIYEIEQSRELVEGYVDELYYLLKVWKNKFKTFEKATIYMIYSAILAIQCMKSNLIKKDRKQDFLNFLDAPTLNYELARKFIENSEDTLHNSETMDLLGTLSHGNDFALEYNFDFTLLNEIDMLIGGNTNDGVTK